The following proteins are encoded in a genomic region of Camarhynchus parvulus chromosome 4A, STF_HiC, whole genome shotgun sequence:
- the MOSPD1 gene encoding motile sperm domain-containing protein 1 — translation MQQQKRQPELVEGNLPVFVFPTELIFYADDQSTHKQVLTLYNPYEFALKFKVLCTTPNKYAVVDATGAVKPQCCVDIVIRHRDVRASYYGVIDKFRLQVSEQSQRKALGKKEIIATLLPSAKEQQQQKEEEEKRIKEHLAESVFFEQTLCQPENRTASSGPSLLTVFLGVVCVAALMLPTLGEMESLVPLYLHLSVNQKLVAAYVLGLITMVILRT, via the exons ATGCAGCAACAAAAAAGACAGCCAGAGTTAGTGGAAGGAAATcttcctgtttttgtttttcctacaGAACTTATATTTTATGCAGATGACCAGTCAACACACAAGCAGGTGTTGACTCTATATAACCCCTATGAGTTTGCCTTAAAATTCAAAG TTCTTTGTACAACTCCAAATAAATATGCGGTGGTGGATGCTACTGGTGCAGTGAAGCCTCAGTGCTGTGTTGATAT TGTGATTCGTCACAGAGACGTTCGGGCTTCTTACTATGGTGTCATAGATAAATTCCGTCTCCAAGTGtctgagcagagccagaggaaagcactggggaaaaaggagattATTGCTACTCTGCTTCCATCTGCAaaggaacaacaacaacaaaaggaagaggaggaaaaacgAATAAAAGAACACCTGGCTGAAAGTGTCTTTTTTGAGCAGACTTTGTGTCAACCAG aaaacagaactgcCTCGTCGGGACCTAGTTTACTCACAGTCTTCCTTGGAGTGGTGTGTGTTGCAGCACTAATGCTACCTACATTGGGGGAAATGGAATCCCTGGTGCCTCTCTACCTCCACTTAAGTGTGAATCAAAAGTTAGTAGCTGCTTATGTTTTAG